In Streptomyces sp. NBC_00344, the genomic window CGCGACGCGGTCTCCGCCGATCGGCACCAGTCCGGCCTCAGCACTCTCACCCGGGCCGAACCGCATGGACGACCCCGCCGGAACGCACAGCCGCATCCCGTAACCGGCCGCCCGGTCGAAGTCCAGCCGGGGGTTGGCTTCGAAGAAGTGGAAGTGCGAGGTGACACTGACCGGTACGGATGCGGTGTTGCGCACGGTCAGCGTCAGTGCTGGTACGGGTTCGGGGTAGCCGGGCCCGGCCAGTACGGCCCCCGGTGCGCCCCCGCCGAGTGATCCGCCGCCGATGGGGTCGGTCACGACAGCCAGCCGGGAGCCGTCGTCGAAGACGGCCTCCACGTGCACCTCGGTGACCACGTCGGCGACGCCGGGCAGTACGTCCCCCGGACCCAGCACGGAGCGGGCCGCCTCGATCGCCTCGGCGAGCCTTCGGCCGTCGCGGGCCGCCTCGCAGACCGTGTCGGCGATCAGCGCGGTCGCCTCGGGGACATTCAGCCGCAGGCCACGGGCCCTGCGCGCCCGGGCAAGCCCGGCCGCGCCGAACAGCAGCAGGCGGTCACGTTCCGTCGGGGTCAGTCGCACGCCACTCCCACCTCCATTACTTAGATCGCCACTCTAACCAGAGGTCACGGACAAAGAAAGCATTGACATACAGGCTGGGGATACACCACATTGAGCGCCACTCAAATCAACGAGTGGAGGGTATGCCTCATGCCGATCGAACAGCGCGGAGTCGACACCATTCCTGACGCGGAACGCACCAGCGGCCCGCGCGATCTCATCAGCATCCTGCTGGGCTCCAATCTGTGTCTGGGCGTGATCGTCTTCGGCTGGCTCCCGGTCTCCTTCGGTCTCGGTTTCTGGGCCTCGGTCACATCGGTGGTCGCCGGCACACTGGCCGGCACCCTGCTGACCGCCCCGCTCGCGCTGGTCTCCCTGCGCACCGGGACCAACCTGTCCACGTCCAGCGGGGCTCAGTTCGGCGTACGCGGCCGGCTCATCGGATCGGTCGTCGGACTGCTGCTCTCTCTCGGCTACACCGCACTGACGCTGTGGACCGGCGGCGACGTGATGATCGGGACTCTCGCCCGGATCACCGGCCTGCCGGACAACGGCTGGGTCCACGCCGTTGTGTACGCGGTACTCGCGGCCCTCACCGTCACCGGCGCGGTGTACGGCTACCGCCTGCTGCTGCGCCTCAGCAAGGCCCTGGCCGTCGCCATGACCGCCCTGCTGGTTCTCGGACTCCTCGCCTACGCACCGGACTTCACCACGGCGCCTGCCCAGGGCACCCCGTATCTGCTCGGCTCCTTCTGGCCCACCTGGCTGCTGTCCGCCGTGGCCGCGGGGCTGAGCGGGCCGATCGCCTTCATCACCCTTCTCGGCGACTACACCCGCTATGTCTCGCCCCGCCGGCACAGCAGCCGCTCGGTGCTGCGCGCCACCTGTGCCGGCCTGGTCCTCGGGCTGCTCGTCCCGCAGCTCTTCGGGACCTTCACCGCTCTCGCCGCCCGCTCCTCGCTCGACTACGCGGGGCCGCTCGTCGCCTCATCGCCCTCCTGGTACCTGATCCCGCTGCTGCTCGCGGCGTCGGCCGGATCTGTGGGCAACGCCGGTCTGATGCTCTACTCGATGGGTCTGGATCTCGACGCGATCCTGCCGCGCGCCACCCGTGCCCGCGCCACACTCGTCGTCGCCGCGGTCGCCACGCTCTTCGTCTTCGCCGGACACTTCGCCTGGGACGCGCAGTCGGCCATGACGTCCTTCGTGCTCCTGCTCACCGCCATCGGCACCCCGTGGGCGGTGATCACCGTCATCGGTCACGTCCGCTGCCGCGGTGCGTACGATCCGGACGCCCTGCAGGTCTTCAACCGACGTGCCAGGGGCGGGATCTACTGGTACCGCGCGGGCTGGAACCTAACGGCGGCAGCGGCCTGGGCGACGGGAGCGGCGGTCGGCCTGGCCGCGGTCTCCACTCCGCTGTACGAGG contains:
- the ureA gene encoding urease subunit gamma, which codes for MRLTPTERDRLLLFGAAGLARARRARGLRLNVPEATALIADTVCEAARDGRRLAEAIEAARSVLGPGDVLPGVADVVTEVHVEAVFDDGSRLAVVTDPIGGGSLGGGAPGAVLAGPGYPEPVPALTLTVRNTASVPVSVTSHFHFFEANPRLDFDRAAGYGMRLCVPAGSSMRFGPGESAEAGLVPIGGDRVAIGFAGLVDGPLDAPGAKEEALRRAVACGYLGADR
- a CDS encoding cytosine permease codes for the protein MPIEQRGVDTIPDAERTSGPRDLISILLGSNLCLGVIVFGWLPVSFGLGFWASVTSVVAGTLAGTLLTAPLALVSLRTGTNLSTSSGAQFGVRGRLIGSVVGLLLSLGYTALTLWTGGDVMIGTLARITGLPDNGWVHAVVYAVLAALTVTGAVYGYRLLLRLSKALAVAMTALLVLGLLAYAPDFTTAPAQGTPYLLGSFWPTWLLSAVAAGLSGPIAFITLLGDYTRYVSPRRHSSRSVLRATCAGLVLGLLVPQLFGTFTALAARSSLDYAGPLVASSPSWYLIPLLLAASAGSVGNAGLMLYSMGLDLDAILPRATRARATLVVAAVATLFVFAGHFAWDAQSAMTSFVLLLTAIGTPWAVITVIGHVRCRGAYDPDALQVFNRRARGGIYWYRAGWNLTAAAAWATGAAVGLAAVSTPLYEGPLLRLTGGVDCSFIFSGVAGGLVYAALTPRADAAGVPAENPSDALAEL